The Gadus macrocephalus chromosome 13, ASM3116895v1 genome includes a window with the following:
- the ctsa gene encoding lysosomal protective protein isoform X3, which yields MCVLLLALLLLLLGSEAAPQGDEVVYLPGLGKQAAFKQYSGYLTVAKNKHLHYWFVESQLNPAKDPVVLWLNGGPGCSSLDGMLTEHGPFLIQDDGVSLEYNPYSWNKISNMLYLESPAGVGFSYSDDKNYVTNDTEVSMNNYLALKQFFKLFPEYSKNQLFLTGESYAGIYIPTLAERVMEDPALNLQGIAVGNGMASYELNDNSLVYFAYYHGLLGNQLWAQLQTFCCSKGKCDFYNNHNVNCSNNLEEVQTIVYGSGLNMYNLYAPCPGGVGQRLGMDGGSLVLRDLGNSFTRHPSTQRLNQKLRGVASLFKNVRLDPPCTNSTPSTLYLNNAYVRAALHISPAALPWVICSSEVNLNYGRLYVEVSKQYLKLLGAMQYRVLVYNGDVDMACNFMGDEWFVESLQQKVEVQRRTWTYQDKEGLQVGGFVKEFSNLAFLTVKGSGHMVPTDKPAAAYTVFSRFLLRQPF from the exons ATGTGCGTCCTGCTGCtggcactgctgctgctgctgctggggtcgGAGGCGGCCCCCCAAGGAGACGAGGTGGTCTACCTCCCCGGTCTCGGCAAGCAGGCTGCCTTCAAGCAGTACTCTGGTTACCTGACCGTAGCCAAgaacaaacacctgcactacTG gttcGTGGAGTCCCAGTTGAACCCCGCCAAAGACCCGGTGGTTCTGTGGCTGAACGGCGGCCCCGGCTGCAGCTCTCTGGACGGGATGCTGACCGAACACGGGCCCTTCCTG ATCCAGGATGATGGCGTGTCCCTGGAGTACAACCCCTACTCCTGGAATAAA ATTTCCAACATGCTGTACTTGGAGTCACCAGCAGGGGTCGGCTTTTCCTATTCCGATGACAAAAACTACGTCACCAACGACACAGAG GTGTCCATGAACAACTACCTGGCCTTGAAGCAGTTCTTCAAGCTCTTCCCCGAGTACAGCAAGAACCAGCTGTTCCTGACGGGAGAGAGCTACGCAGGGATCTACATCCCCACCCTGGCggagagggtgatggaggaCCCCGCGCTCAACCTCCAG GGTATCGCCGTTGGCAACGGGATGGCCAGCTACGAGCTGAACGACAACTCCCTGGTGTACTTTGCGTACTACCACGGTCTCCTAGGCAACCAGCTCTGGGCCCAACTGCAGACTTTCTGCTGTAGTAAGGGAAAATGTGACTTCTACAACAACCACAACGTCAACTGCTCCAACAAC ctggaggaggtgcagaCCATCGTGTACGGCTCAGGCCTGAACATGTACAACCTGTACGCCCCCTGTCCGGGGGGGGTCGGCCAGAGGTTGGG GATGGATGGCGGTAGTCTGGTACTCAGAGACCTGGGGAACAGCTTCACCAGACACCCCTCGACACAGCGGTTGAACCAG AAGCTGCGTGGTGTAGCGTCCCTCTTCAAGAATGTCCGGCTGGACCCACCCTGCACaaactccaccccctccaccctctaccTCAACAACGCCTACGTCAGGGCGGCTCTGCACATCAGTCCTGCCGCACTGCCCTGGGTCATCTGCAG CTCGGAGGTGAACCTCAACTATGGGCGTCTATACGTGGAAGTCAGTAAGCAGTACCTGAAGCTGCTGGGAGCCATG CAATATCGTGTCCTGGTGTACAACGGTGACGTCGACATGGCCTGTAACTTCATGGGAGACGAGTGGTTTGTGGAGTCGCTGCAGCAGAAG GTGGAGGTACAGCGGAGGACCTGGACCTACCAGGACAAGGAGGGGCTGCAGGTGGGCGGTTTCGTTAAGGAGTTCAGCAACCTCGCCTTCCTCACCGTCAAG GGCTCGGGTCACATGGTCCCTACTGATAAGCCTGCGGCTGCCTACACCGTGTTCTCCCGCTTCCTACTGAGGCAACCCTTCTGA
- the pltp gene encoding phospholipid transfer protein isoform X1 yields the protein MVLFLWSPLLLLVTMVTCNRPEPAGVRIRITDKGLEMLKYETQKFVEEELSNISMPEMEGKEGRFQYTITDIKVMELNMTQAELLFQPELGLLFQVKDSSITLSFKRQILYWFFFDKGTVNASAEGVDIHTALKFVRDDLGRLKISNITCDANIAKMSAEFSGTLGRVYDFLASFITTGMRYLLNNQICPALNDAAFGHINTMLSTIPVRSEVDYYVGIDYSLLSDPVFTSRGMDMHFRGMFYELANQNVSLENTAVAPMIQENDRMVYLALSEFFFDSGMFSYYKAGIFQMHIAHDRMSKDMLMMLRTTFFGTIMMLNPALIEAPLSLQLEVTAPPKTSIRTSGATVAVTAIVNVMVLPPGKPPVQLTSMTMEAKFNAKVSMKGKRLSVQADLRRFKIFSNQSALESIALIPLQGPLKTMLQISMVPLINNWTKRGVRIPLADGMDFVKEVVEYHNGYIVIGANLHFSRGLRDMIEGSIRPGSEETL from the exons ATGGTTCTCTTCCTGTGGTCCCCCCTTCTTCTCttggttaccatggtaacatgCAACAGGCCAGAGCCAGCGGGAGTCAGAATCCGCATCACCGATAAAGGGCTGGAGATGC TAAAGTATGAGACGCAGAAGTTTGTGGAAGAGGAGCTGAGTAACATCTCGATGCCCGAGatggaagggaaggagggacgGTTCCAGTACACCATCACAGA CATCAAGGTCATGGAGCTCAACATGACGCAGGCTGAGCTCCTCTTCCAGCCAGAGTTGGGTCTCCTGTTCCAAGTGAAGGACTCCTCCATCACCCTGAGCTTCAAGAGACAGATCCTCTACTGGTTCTT TTTCGACAAAGGAACCGTCAACGCCTCGGCCGAAGGAGTCGACATCCACACAGCGCTGAAGTTTGTGCGAGACGACCTGGGTCGGCTGAAGATCAGCAACATCACCTGTGATGCTAACATCGCCAAGATGAGCGCCGAGTTCAGTGGCACGCTGGG GAGGGTGTACGACTTCCTGGCCTCCTTCATCACCACTGGGATGCGCTACCTGCTCAACAACCAG atCTGTCCTGCTCTAAACGATGCTGCCTTTGGTCACATCAACACCATGTTGTCCACGATTCCAG TGAGGAGCGAGGTGGACTACTATGTTGGCATCGACTACTCCCTCCTCAGTGACCCCGTCTTCACCTCCAGGGGCATGGACATGCACTTCAGG GGGATGTTCTACGAGCTGGCCAATCAGAACGTGAGCCTGGAGAACACGGCGGTGGCGCCGATGATCCAGGAGAACGACCGCATGGTGTACCTGGCGCTGTCAGAGTTCTTCTTCGACAGCGGCATGTTCTCCTACTACAAAGCAGGGATCTTCCAGATGCACATCGCCCATGACAGG ATGTCTAAAGACATGCTGATGATGCTCAGGACCACCTTCTTTGGAACCATCATGATGCTG AATCCAGCTCTTATAGAAGCTCCTCTGTCGCTCCAACTGGAGGTCACGGCTCCTCCAAAGACCTCCATCAGGACCTCCGGGGCAACCGTTGCCGTGACAGCCATCGTCAATGTGATGGTGCTGCCGCCCGGGAAGCCTCCTGTTCAGCTCACCAGCATGACTatg GAAGCTAAGTTCAACGCCAAAGTCTCCATGAAGGGAAAACGGTTGTCTGTCCAAGCCGACCTCCGCAG ATTTAAAATCTTCTCCAATCAGTCGGCCCTGGAATCCATTGCC ttgatCCCCCTCCAGGGTCCCCTGAAGACGATGCTCCAGATCTCCATGGTTCCTCTCATCAACA actggACTAAAAGAGGGGTTCGGATCCCCCTGGCTGATGGCATGGACTTTgtgaaggaggtggtggagtatCACAAC gggtACATCGTGATAGGAGCCAACCTCCACTTCAGCCGGGGGCTGAGGGACATGATCGAGGGCAGCATCCGTCCTGGGAGCGAGGAGACGCTGTGA
- the pltp gene encoding phospholipid transfer protein isoform X2, translating into MPEMEGKEGRFQYTITDIKVMELNMTQAELLFQPELGLLFQVKDSSITLSFKRQILYWFFFDKGTVNASAEGVDIHTALKFVRDDLGRLKISNITCDANIAKMSAEFSGTLGRVYDFLASFITTGMRYLLNNQICPALNDAAFGHINTMLSTIPVRSEVDYYVGIDYSLLSDPVFTSRGMDMHFRGMFYELANQNVSLENTAVAPMIQENDRMVYLALSEFFFDSGMFSYYKAGIFQMHIAHDRMSKDMLMMLRTTFFGTIMMLNPALIEAPLSLQLEVTAPPKTSIRTSGATVAVTAIVNVMVLPPGKPPVQLTSMTMEAKFNAKVSMKGKRLSVQADLRRFKIFSNQSALESIALIPLQGPLKTMLQISMVPLINNWTKRGVRIPLADGMDFVKEVVEYHNGYIVIGANLHFSRGLRDMIEGSIRPGSEETL; encoded by the exons ATGCCCGAGatggaagggaaggagggacgGTTCCAGTACACCATCACAGA CATCAAGGTCATGGAGCTCAACATGACGCAGGCTGAGCTCCTCTTCCAGCCAGAGTTGGGTCTCCTGTTCCAAGTGAAGGACTCCTCCATCACCCTGAGCTTCAAGAGACAGATCCTCTACTGGTTCTT TTTCGACAAAGGAACCGTCAACGCCTCGGCCGAAGGAGTCGACATCCACACAGCGCTGAAGTTTGTGCGAGACGACCTGGGTCGGCTGAAGATCAGCAACATCACCTGTGATGCTAACATCGCCAAGATGAGCGCCGAGTTCAGTGGCACGCTGGG GAGGGTGTACGACTTCCTGGCCTCCTTCATCACCACTGGGATGCGCTACCTGCTCAACAACCAG atCTGTCCTGCTCTAAACGATGCTGCCTTTGGTCACATCAACACCATGTTGTCCACGATTCCAG TGAGGAGCGAGGTGGACTACTATGTTGGCATCGACTACTCCCTCCTCAGTGACCCCGTCTTCACCTCCAGGGGCATGGACATGCACTTCAGG GGGATGTTCTACGAGCTGGCCAATCAGAACGTGAGCCTGGAGAACACGGCGGTGGCGCCGATGATCCAGGAGAACGACCGCATGGTGTACCTGGCGCTGTCAGAGTTCTTCTTCGACAGCGGCATGTTCTCCTACTACAAAGCAGGGATCTTCCAGATGCACATCGCCCATGACAGG ATGTCTAAAGACATGCTGATGATGCTCAGGACCACCTTCTTTGGAACCATCATGATGCTG AATCCAGCTCTTATAGAAGCTCCTCTGTCGCTCCAACTGGAGGTCACGGCTCCTCCAAAGACCTCCATCAGGACCTCCGGGGCAACCGTTGCCGTGACAGCCATCGTCAATGTGATGGTGCTGCCGCCCGGGAAGCCTCCTGTTCAGCTCACCAGCATGACTatg GAAGCTAAGTTCAACGCCAAAGTCTCCATGAAGGGAAAACGGTTGTCTGTCCAAGCCGACCTCCGCAG ATTTAAAATCTTCTCCAATCAGTCGGCCCTGGAATCCATTGCC ttgatCCCCCTCCAGGGTCCCCTGAAGACGATGCTCCAGATCTCCATGGTTCCTCTCATCAACA actggACTAAAAGAGGGGTTCGGATCCCCCTGGCTGATGGCATGGACTTTgtgaaggaggtggtggagtatCACAAC gggtACATCGTGATAGGAGCCAACCTCCACTTCAGCCGGGGGCTGAGGGACATGATCGAGGGCAGCATCCGTCCTGGGAGCGAGGAGACGCTGTGA
- the ctsa gene encoding lysosomal protective protein isoform X2 produces the protein MFQMCVLLLALLLLLLGSEAAPQGDEVVYLPGLGKQAAFKQYSGYLTVAKNKHLHYWFVESQLNPAKDPVVLWLNGGPGCSSLDGMLTEHGPFLIQDDGVSLEYNPYSWNKISNMLYLESPAGVGFSYSDDKNYVTNDTEVSMNNYLALKQFFKLFPEYSKNQLFLTGESYAGIYIPTLAERVMEDPALNLQGIAVGNGMASYELNDNSLVYFAYYHGLLGNQLWAQLQTFCCSKGKCDFYNNHNVNCSNNLEEVQTIVYGSGLNMYNLYAPCPGGVGQRLGMDGGSLVLRDLGNSFTRHPSTQRLNQLRGVASLFKNVRLDPPCTNSTPSTLYLNNAYVRAALHISPAALPWVICSSEVNLNYGRLYVEVSKQYLKLLGAMQYRVLVYNGDVDMACNFMGDEWFVESLQQKVEVQRRTWTYQDKEGLQVGGFVKEFSNLAFLTVKGSGHMVPTDKPAAAYTVFSRFLLRQPF, from the exons ATGTTCCAGATGTGCGTCCTGCTGCtggcactgctgctgctgctgctggggtcgGAGGCGGCCCCCCAAGGAGACGAGGTGGTCTACCTCCCCGGTCTCGGCAAGCAGGCTGCCTTCAAGCAGTACTCTGGTTACCTGACCGTAGCCAAgaacaaacacctgcactacTG gttcGTGGAGTCCCAGTTGAACCCCGCCAAAGACCCGGTGGTTCTGTGGCTGAACGGCGGCCCCGGCTGCAGCTCTCTGGACGGGATGCTGACCGAACACGGGCCCTTCCTG ATCCAGGATGATGGCGTGTCCCTGGAGTACAACCCCTACTCCTGGAATAAA ATTTCCAACATGCTGTACTTGGAGTCACCAGCAGGGGTCGGCTTTTCCTATTCCGATGACAAAAACTACGTCACCAACGACACAGAG GTGTCCATGAACAACTACCTGGCCTTGAAGCAGTTCTTCAAGCTCTTCCCCGAGTACAGCAAGAACCAGCTGTTCCTGACGGGAGAGAGCTACGCAGGGATCTACATCCCCACCCTGGCggagagggtgatggaggaCCCCGCGCTCAACCTCCAG GGTATCGCCGTTGGCAACGGGATGGCCAGCTACGAGCTGAACGACAACTCCCTGGTGTACTTTGCGTACTACCACGGTCTCCTAGGCAACCAGCTCTGGGCCCAACTGCAGACTTTCTGCTGTAGTAAGGGAAAATGTGACTTCTACAACAACCACAACGTCAACTGCTCCAACAAC ctggaggaggtgcagaCCATCGTGTACGGCTCAGGCCTGAACATGTACAACCTGTACGCCCCCTGTCCGGGGGGGGTCGGCCAGAGGTTGGG GATGGATGGCGGTAGTCTGGTACTCAGAGACCTGGGGAACAGCTTCACCAGACACCCCTCGACACAGCGGTTGAACCAG CTGCGTGGTGTAGCGTCCCTCTTCAAGAATGTCCGGCTGGACCCACCCTGCACaaactccaccccctccaccctctaccTCAACAACGCCTACGTCAGGGCGGCTCTGCACATCAGTCCTGCCGCACTGCCCTGGGTCATCTGCAG CTCGGAGGTGAACCTCAACTATGGGCGTCTATACGTGGAAGTCAGTAAGCAGTACCTGAAGCTGCTGGGAGCCATG CAATATCGTGTCCTGGTGTACAACGGTGACGTCGACATGGCCTGTAACTTCATGGGAGACGAGTGGTTTGTGGAGTCGCTGCAGCAGAAG GTGGAGGTACAGCGGAGGACCTGGACCTACCAGGACAAGGAGGGGCTGCAGGTGGGCGGTTTCGTTAAGGAGTTCAGCAACCTCGCCTTCCTCACCGTCAAG GGCTCGGGTCACATGGTCCCTACTGATAAGCCTGCGGCTGCCTACACCGTGTTCTCCCGCTTCCTACTGAGGCAACCCTTCTGA
- the ctsa gene encoding lysosomal protective protein isoform X1 produces MFQMCVLLLALLLLLLGSEAAPQGDEVVYLPGLGKQAAFKQYSGYLTVAKNKHLHYWFVESQLNPAKDPVVLWLNGGPGCSSLDGMLTEHGPFLIQDDGVSLEYNPYSWNKISNMLYLESPAGVGFSYSDDKNYVTNDTEVSMNNYLALKQFFKLFPEYSKNQLFLTGESYAGIYIPTLAERVMEDPALNLQGIAVGNGMASYELNDNSLVYFAYYHGLLGNQLWAQLQTFCCSKGKCDFYNNHNVNCSNNLEEVQTIVYGSGLNMYNLYAPCPGGVGQRLGMDGGSLVLRDLGNSFTRHPSTQRLNQKLRGVASLFKNVRLDPPCTNSTPSTLYLNNAYVRAALHISPAALPWVICSSEVNLNYGRLYVEVSKQYLKLLGAMQYRVLVYNGDVDMACNFMGDEWFVESLQQKVEVQRRTWTYQDKEGLQVGGFVKEFSNLAFLTVKGSGHMVPTDKPAAAYTVFSRFLLRQPF; encoded by the exons ATGTTCCAGATGTGCGTCCTGCTGCtggcactgctgctgctgctgctggggtcgGAGGCGGCCCCCCAAGGAGACGAGGTGGTCTACCTCCCCGGTCTCGGCAAGCAGGCTGCCTTCAAGCAGTACTCTGGTTACCTGACCGTAGCCAAgaacaaacacctgcactacTG gttcGTGGAGTCCCAGTTGAACCCCGCCAAAGACCCGGTGGTTCTGTGGCTGAACGGCGGCCCCGGCTGCAGCTCTCTGGACGGGATGCTGACCGAACACGGGCCCTTCCTG ATCCAGGATGATGGCGTGTCCCTGGAGTACAACCCCTACTCCTGGAATAAA ATTTCCAACATGCTGTACTTGGAGTCACCAGCAGGGGTCGGCTTTTCCTATTCCGATGACAAAAACTACGTCACCAACGACACAGAG GTGTCCATGAACAACTACCTGGCCTTGAAGCAGTTCTTCAAGCTCTTCCCCGAGTACAGCAAGAACCAGCTGTTCCTGACGGGAGAGAGCTACGCAGGGATCTACATCCCCACCCTGGCggagagggtgatggaggaCCCCGCGCTCAACCTCCAG GGTATCGCCGTTGGCAACGGGATGGCCAGCTACGAGCTGAACGACAACTCCCTGGTGTACTTTGCGTACTACCACGGTCTCCTAGGCAACCAGCTCTGGGCCCAACTGCAGACTTTCTGCTGTAGTAAGGGAAAATGTGACTTCTACAACAACCACAACGTCAACTGCTCCAACAAC ctggaggaggtgcagaCCATCGTGTACGGCTCAGGCCTGAACATGTACAACCTGTACGCCCCCTGTCCGGGGGGGGTCGGCCAGAGGTTGGG GATGGATGGCGGTAGTCTGGTACTCAGAGACCTGGGGAACAGCTTCACCAGACACCCCTCGACACAGCGGTTGAACCAG AAGCTGCGTGGTGTAGCGTCCCTCTTCAAGAATGTCCGGCTGGACCCACCCTGCACaaactccaccccctccaccctctaccTCAACAACGCCTACGTCAGGGCGGCTCTGCACATCAGTCCTGCCGCACTGCCCTGGGTCATCTGCAG CTCGGAGGTGAACCTCAACTATGGGCGTCTATACGTGGAAGTCAGTAAGCAGTACCTGAAGCTGCTGGGAGCCATG CAATATCGTGTCCTGGTGTACAACGGTGACGTCGACATGGCCTGTAACTTCATGGGAGACGAGTGGTTTGTGGAGTCGCTGCAGCAGAAG GTGGAGGTACAGCGGAGGACCTGGACCTACCAGGACAAGGAGGGGCTGCAGGTGGGCGGTTTCGTTAAGGAGTTCAGCAACCTCGCCTTCCTCACCGTCAAG GGCTCGGGTCACATGGTCCCTACTGATAAGCCTGCGGCTGCCTACACCGTGTTCTCCCGCTTCCTACTGAGGCAACCCTTCTGA